Below is a genomic region from Fischerella sp. PCC 9605.
GAAAACCCCTTTGGAGCGCGCTGACTCACCGCTAGGCGTCTTGTGCGTCTTGTGAGTTGCAAACTCCTCTTGTAACCAGTTTTTATCTTAACATATCTTATGGAAGGTTTTACACAAATTTCCATCCTAAGGAGGAAGCGGTAAACCAACCAATACAAAACAAAGTTTAGTGCAAAAGAAGGGAATGGGGAATGGAAAATGGGGGAATGGGAAAAAACAAAAGGGAGAAAGGGAAAAGGGGAAGGGTAAAAGGTTAATAAATTTCTTTACCCTTTATCCTTTACCCTTTACCCAAGTCCCCCAATCCTATTCCGTCATATTAGTTTAAAGACGTGGACTTATATCAGTTATTTAAAACCCAAACGCCGATTATTGGTGTAGTTCATTTACTACCACTGCCTACCTCGCCCCGTTGGGGAGGTAGCCTCAAAGCAGTGATTGACCGTGCTGAACAAGAAGCAACAGCTCTAGCAAGTGGAGGGGTTGACGGCATTATCGTGGAAAATTTTTTCGATGCCCCGTTTCCCAAAAACCAGGTCGATCCTGCTGTTGTTAGTGCGATGACTGTGGTGGTGCAGCGGATACAAAATATGGTGACACTGCCAATAGGTATTAATGTTTTGCGAAATGACGCCAAAAGTGCAATGGCTATTGCTAGCTGTGTCAGGGCGCAATTCATTCGCGTCAACGTGCTAAGTGGTGTGATGGCAACCGACCAGGGTTTAATTGAGGGAGAGGCCCATCATCTATTGCGCTATCGGCGAGAGTTAGGCAGCGATGTCAAAATCTTTGCAGATGTCTTGGTCAAGCACGCCCGTCCTCTGAGTTCCCCAAATCTCACCGTTGCCGTGCAAGATACTATTGAACGGGGTTTGGCAGACGCTGTGATTTTATCTGGTTGGGCT
It encodes:
- the btpA gene encoding photosystem I biogenesis protein BtpA encodes the protein MDLYQLFKTQTPIIGVVHLLPLPTSPRWGGSLKAVIDRAEQEATALASGGVDGIIVENFFDAPFPKNQVDPAVVSAMTVVVQRIQNMVTLPIGINVLRNDAKSAMAIASCVRAQFIRVNVLSGVMATDQGLIEGEAHHLLRYRRELGSDVKIFADVLVKHARPLSSPNLTVAVQDTIERGLADAVILSGWATGSPPNREDLELASQAAGGTPVFIGSGASWENVATLLGAADGVIVSSSLKRHGRREQTIDPIRVSQFVEAARRSWNSKSDSKSISSVSLQS